The genomic window AGAATGTGAGACTGACTTAACTTGGCATCATGCGAAAAATGCCTCAAAACTCCAAAAGGTTGAGCGCAACACAATTGGAAAATCAGGCAAAAAAAAGTAACAATTGTATTTCTTTTCAAAATTTATTTTTTAAAACTCTCATTAATTACAAAAGTATCAAAATTCCTGTCAGAACCTAAAAATAGAGGAGTTCCTAGCTAAATACCCCTTCTTAAATAGCATTTTGTTCCCTGTGGTAAATCAAAAAAATAAAATAAATTGGATAACAAGCTTTACAGCAACCTAGAAATAGTAATTTGCCCCAATCAAATAAGCGTTAAAAAAACTAATTTTGTTGTAATTGTAATTTTAAAATATAAAATCATTCAATTGTTGCAAAAAAACTAACCTAAAAAACTAACCTTTTAAAAAATCAATGAAAAAAATAAATCATTTAATAGTCATTGTAAATCTAATTACAATAACCGCTTTTGCCCAGCAAAATTTCTCTTTCAAAAACCCTAATTTACCTATTGATCAGCGTGTAAACGACTTGGTTTCTAGAATGACTGTTGACGAAAAAATCAGTCAATTGATGGATTCTTCACCAGCTATCGAACGTCTTGGTGTACCAGAATACAATTGGTGGAATGAATCCTTACATGGAGTAGCTCGGGCTGGATATGCTACTGTTTTTCCACAATCTATTTCAATTGCATCGTCTTGGGATCGTCAATTAATTTTTGATGTTGCTAACGCAATTTCGGATGAAGCTCGTGCCAAACATCACGAATATTTAAGACGAGGACAACACAGTATGTATCAGGGATTGACTTTTTGGTCTCCCAATGTCAATATTTTTCGTGATCCAAGATGGGGTCGAGGACACGAAACTTACGGCGAAGACCCGTATTTGACGAGTCAATTAGGACTTAAATACGTCAACGGTCTTCAAGGTACTGATGAAAAATACTTTAAAGTCATTGCTACTGCCAAACATTATGCCGTTCACTCGGGACCTGAACCTTCTCGCCACCTTTTTAATGCTGAAACCAGTGATATTGATCTTTACGAAACCTATCTTCCTGCTTTTCGAACTTTAGTAAAAGAAGGACAAGTGTATTCGGTAATGGGAGCTTACAACCGTTTTAGAGGAGAATCTGCCAGTTCAAGTCCATTTTTATTTAATATTCTTCGAAACGATTGGGGATTCAAGGGCTACATTGTGTCAGACTGTGGTGCTGTTACTGATATTTGGAAATACCATAAAATTACTAAAGATGCTGCTTCAGCTTCGGCTTTGGCGGTAAAAACGGGTTTAGATTTGGAATGCGGAAGTAGCTACAAATCTTTAAAAGAAGCCTTGGATAACAAATTACTAACCGAAGCTGATATTGATATAACCTTAAAACGTTTGTTTATCGCTCGTTTCAAGCTAGGAATGTTTGATCCAGAAGAAATAGTTCCGTATGCTCAAATTCCATTTTCGGTAAATAACAATTCGGCTCACGATTATTTAGCTCGTGTTGCTTCTCAAAAAAGTATCGTCCTTTTAAAGAATCAAAATCAAACACTTCCGCTTTCTAAAAACATTAAAACAGTTGCCGTTATTGGGCCTAATGCCAATGATGTACAATCTTTATGGGGAAACTATAGTGGTATTCCCAGCAATCCAATTACAGTCCTGAAAGGAATTCAAAATAAATTGGAACCTAGTGCTAAAGTATTGTATGCTAAAGGAACCGATTTAGCAAAAGGTGTTCCTCAAATGAAAGTGATTCCATCCATTTATCTTCAAAATGAAAACGGAACTCAAGGTCTGACAGCAGAATATTTTGACAATAAGGAATGCGAAGGAAAACCAATTTTTACTAGAATTGATGACAATATCGATTTTAATTGGGATATTGATACACCCGATCCACGTATGAAAATGGGCAACTATAGCGTGAAATGGACAGGCTATATTGTGCCACCAAAAACAGGATTATACAACATCTCGGAATGGTCGAAACCTTTTATGACTATCGAAATCGAGACTGGAAAAACATCTGGTGGAAAAAACAACCATCATCCAAGAGTTCGTTCACAGAAATTAGAATTAGAAGCTGGAAAAAAATATAAAATAGTAGTAAAATACCAAAACAACTTTGGCGATGCAATAGCGCAACTGATATGGTCAGAACCACAAGAAAATCTTTTGACAGAAGCGATTCAAGTTGCTAATCAAGCCGATGCTGTAGTATTGGTTTTAGGACTAAACGAACGCTTGGAAGGGGAAGAAATGAAAGTAGAAGCGGATGGTTTTGAGGGTGGAGATCGAACCAGTCTTAACTTACCGTCTAATCAGGAGGAATTGATGAAAGCGATTGTGGCAACTGGAAAACCTGTTACTTTAGTTTTAATAAATGGAAGTGCGCTTTCAATCAATTGGGCCAATGATAATGTTCCTGCTATTCTAACTGCTGGATATCCTGGTCAACAAGGTGGAAATGCAATTGCCGATGTGCTTTTTGGTGACTATAATCCCGCAGGTCGATTACCAGTAACTTATTATAAATCAGTAGATCAACTTCCTGCATTCGAAAACTATGATATGAAAGGTCGTACGTATCGTTATTTTGATAAGAAACCATTGTATCCGTTTGGATTTGGATTAAGTTATACCAAATTCAAATACAGCAATCTGCAAATGCCTGCTACTATTAATGCTGAAAAAGATTTTGAAGTTTCAGTTGATATAACCAACATTGGTGATCGTGACGGAGACGAAGTAGCTGAATTATATCTTAAAGATGAAAAAGCTTCAACGCCACGTCCAATAGTGCAATTAGAAGGTTTTGAACGCATTCATTTAAAGAAAGGTGAATCTAAAACAGTTCGATTTAAACTTACTCCAAGACAATTATCGTTGATTAATAAAAATGGACAGCGTGTTATTGAGCCAGGATTCTTTACGGTTTCAGTAGGAGGTAAGCAACCCGATGGTACCAGCGAGATTCAAACTGGTCGATTTAAAATTTCAGGAAAATTAATTTCGCTTGAAAAATAAATCTATTTATATCTAAATTTATAAGTCTAGTTTTTTGTCAATTCGATTACAGTCGAGAAATAATAGTTCTCGACTGTAATCGAATTGATAATCAAGTCTTTTAGGATGTTAAAAGGGGCGTTAATATTTCTATAAAACAACCTAATCCATTGATGCAAAATAGAAAATTCTAGCTTCTTTTTCCTGTTTTATTTTGTAGGATTATATCAAAATATCACTTTCTAAATCTGATTTTTCTATTGCAAAATCAAAACCCAATTGTTCTACTAATTGAATGACAAGGTTTTTGTACCAGTTTTCAGATTTGGGATGAATATAGATTTTTTCGATGAGTTGGTTGATATCTACATTTATTTTTAACCCTTCGTTTAATTTAATGTTACTTTCCGTTACATCCGAAAGAATTCGAATTTCTCTTTCGTACTGAAAACTTTTTCTTTTGAACAAGAAAGGAAAAAACATATCGTCAAACGGAATGTATTCTTTTTTGTAATCAATATAGTTGACTTCGCCAATGTATTGTTTGTGCTGGGTTTCTGAATCCAACGCTTTTTTCAATCGGCTAACAGTAGATTGAATGGCAAGCCCTTCGCTGTTTTGAGTGAAAATTTGCCACATCGCAAACGATTCATATTCGTTGATGTGCCAACTGCTAACAGCTACTTTCTCACGATGGGATTTGTAATATTGTAGAAATTCAGGATTGTCAATGGCTGTTTTTTTGATTTCCTCATAAGTAGGTTCACTAAAAGTGCCTTCGTATTGATCTTCAAATTTATCCGAACGGGACATAAATAGTTTTTGCGACATCAACAAATCTAGAAATTTGGATAAGTTCAAGTATTTCCAAACCACAGTATCAGGATCTTCAGGAAGTGTTATGTTTTTGTTGTTGATGTACATTGCTATTCGATTTTAAAATGAAATTATTGAAAAAAAATCAGCTCGTTAAAAAATCAAAATTCAGCAATTTAATTACTATTCAAACGACTGCATTGTTACTAATTTGTTATATGTGCCGTTTAATGCAATAAGTTCTTCGTGAGTTCCTTGTTCTACAATTTCGCCTCTTTGCATGACTACAATCTTGTCTGCTTTTTGAATGGTCGAAAGACGGTGTGCAATGACGATAGAAGTTCGGTTTTGCATCATATTTTCAAGAGCGACTTGCACAAATTTTTCGCTTTCGGTGTCCAATGCTGATGTGGCTTCATCCAAAATCATAATCGGAGGGTTTTTTAGAACCGCACGAGCAATCGACAATCGTTGTTTTTGTCCACCCGAAAGCTTGTTTCCGCTATCGCCAATGTTGGTGTAAATCCCTTTTGGTAATTGGTTTACAAATTCATAGGCATTGGCAATTTTCAAAGCTTCGATAATTTCGTCATCTGTTGCGTCTAGTTTTCCTAATGAAATGTTGGCTTTTATAGTGTCGTTAAACAAAATGCTATCTTGTGTTACCAATCCCATCAAAGCACGAAGTGATTGTAAATTAATGTCTTTAATATTAACTGAATCTATGGCAATCGTTCCTTCATTCACATCATAAAAACGAGTTAGCAAATTAGCAATCGTACTTTTTCCACTTCCGGATTGCCCAACAAGAGCAACTGTTTGTCCTTTTTTTACATCGAGTGAAAAGTCTTTCAAAACGGTTTCTTCTTCGTATTTGAAGTTGATGTTTTTGATGGTAATTTCAGCATCGAAAGTTGTTTTTTCTACAGCATTAATCTTGCTAGTAATTGGGTTTTCTTGTTCTAAAATTTCCAAAACACGTTCTGCAGCAGCATTTCCTCTTTTTACCCCATAAGAAGCTTTTGAAATGGCTTTTGCAGGAGTCAGAATGTTGTAGGCTAATCCCATATAGGCAATGAAATCAGCACCTTCGAGGGTTTTGTCAATCAAAACCATTTGACCTCCGTACCAAAGCAAAATGGCTATTACAGCAATTCCCATAAATTCACTCGCAGGTGATGCTAGATTTTGTCTATTGCCAATATTATTGGATAAGTTGAAAAAACGTTCGGTAGAATTTTGAAAAACCGTATTAAAATAGTTTTCAGAATTATAGCCTTTTACGACTTTCAATCCGCCAATGGTTTCTTCTATAGTAGATAAGAAAGTGCCTTGTTCTTGTTGTGCTTTTGTTGATTGTTTTTTGAGTTGTTTTCCAATCAACGAAATGATATATCCAGAAACTGGGATAAAAATAAAAACAAAAAGCGTTAATTCGGTACTAATAATCAACATAGCAATTATGGTGAAAATTATCGTAAGTGGTTCTTTTACAATGAGTTCAAGTATTGCTAAAAAGGAGTTTTGCACCTCATTAACATCAGCCGAAATTCTCGAAATAACATCTCCTTTTCTTTTTTCAGAATAAAAAGCTAATGGCAGTTCCAAGGTTTTTTTATACAAAGCATTTCGCATATCTCTTAAGACCCCGTTTCGTAAAAAAGTGATAAAAAACATAGCAAAATAATCGGCTAGATTTTTCAATAAAAAGATCGAAATAATAATCGCAACCATTATAAATAGAATGTAGCCAGATTCGTGAGTATCTTTGGTTGAGGTTACATAATAACTCAAATAGTCATTGCCATATTCTTTAATTTTTAGAATTCCTTTAAATACTGGTTTTACTTTATTTTCTTTGGTTTTGTCAAACAATACCTGAAGCATAGGTATCAAGGCAATAAAAGAAAGTGTACTGAAAATGGCATATAAAACATTGAAAAAAATGTTTAAGAATGCGTATTTTTTGTACGGATATATAAAAGGAACTATTTTTTTGAAATTACTCATTTATTTTAGGCAGTTGTTAAGGCATTAAAACCCGACAATTTCAGAGAATGTCGGGTTTGTTTTTCTTTAGGGAGTAATAATTTTTTAACTTAACTGCATCGCTGCAATAATATTTTTGATTTTATTGTCTAGAATAGTTTCTACTTTCGTAAAATTTTCTACGCTGTCTAATTCCGTATTTACACTGATGTAGAATTTAATTTTTGGTTCCGTTCCGCTTGGTCTGGCACAAATTTTAGAACCATCTTCGGTGTAATAAATCAATACATCCGCTTTTGGCATGTCGATAGTTTCCTCTTCGCCAGTCAATAAATTTTTGGCAACCGATGATTTATAATCTTCCAACATCACCACACGTTGTCCGTTGATTGCTGCCACTGGATTATTACGCATCGTTACCATCATTTGATTGATTTCGGCTAAACCGTCCATTCCTTTTTTAGTAAGCGAAATTAGATGTTCTTTATAAAATCCGTGCTCAACATATAGTTTTAATAATTCTTTGTAAACTGTACTTCCTTTGGCTTTGGCTTGAGCAGCTAATTCGCAAATTAATAAAGTAGCAGCAACGGCATCTTTATCACGAACGGCATCGCCCACCATATATCCGAAACTTTCTTCGCCACCACCAATGAATTCCAATTCTGGGAAATCTTTGATCATTTTGGCAATCCATTTGAAACCAGTCAATCCGACTTTAAAGCCAACTCCGTAAGCTGATGCCAATTCCATAATCATCGGTGTAGAAACGATGGTTGAACCAACGAATTGTTTTCCGTTGATCTTACCTGCTTTTTTCCATTCTTCCAATAAAAAGGCAGTCATCAAAATCATGGTTTGATTACCATTTAACAAAGTCATTTTACCATCATTATCACGAACTGCAACACCCAAACGGTCGCAATCAGGATCGGTTCCAACCACAATATCCGAGTTGGTTTTGTCGGCCAATGCCAATGCCATTGCTAAAGCTTCTGGCTCTTCTGGATTTGGAGATTTTACGGTTGGAAAATCACCATTTGGAACTCTTTGTTCTTCAACGATGTTTACGTTTTTATAACCAGCTTGCGCAAAAGTTTCAGGAACAGCCGTAATCGAAGTTCCATGTAAAGAAGTAAAAACAATGTTCAAATTGTCTTTTGCTTCTTGTGGTGTTCCGAAACTAGCATTTTCGATAGTCGATTTGATGAAAGCTTGATCAACTTCGGCATCTATGTATTGAATCAAATCTTCGTTGGCGTCAAATTTAATTTGGCTGTAATTTAATTTTTCAATCGTGTTGATGATATCTCCATCTTGCGGAGGAACGATTTGTCCACCATCTTCCCAATATACTTTGTATCCGTTATATTCTGGTGGATTGTGAGAAGCTGTTAAAACAATTCCGCATTGGCAACCTAAATATTTTAAGGCGAAAGATAATTCTGGAGTTGGTCGCAAATCCGAAAATAAATACACCTGAATACCATTGGCAGAGAAAACATCGGCAACGACTTTGGCTAACGATTTACTGTTATGGCGACAGTCAAAAGCAATTACGGCTTTCAAAGGTTGATTTGGAAAAGCAATTTTTAAATAATCCGAAAGTCCTTGAGTGCTTTTTCCAAGGGTGTATTTATTGATGCGATTGTTTCCAACACCCATCACGCCACGCATTCCACCTGTTCCAAATTCTAGATTTTTATAAAAACTCTCTTCTAAATCTTTTGGTGCAGAAGTCATCATTGCTGTAACGGCTTCTTGTGTTGTTGCGTCAAATATTGGCGTAAGCCATTCGTTTACTGCTGCTAAAATGTTTGGTTTGATTTCCATTTTATTTATTTTTTTAAAATTTATATCTTTTGAGGTCACAATAAAAAACATATTGTTTCCTCATATTTTTCTAATTTATTTGTTTTGCAATTTTATAACGTTCTTCATTATTTTTGGTTCTTAAAATAATTTCTCCCAGAAATCCAGCCAAAAACAATTGCGTTCCTAAAACCATGGTGGTTAACGAAATATAAAACCAAGGGTTATTGGTAACCAATCCGTAAGGCAAATCGTGATACATTTTGTATAGTTTCATGAAGCCAATGAATCCAGCCGATAGAAATCCAATTATGAACATCATAGAACCTAAAGCCCCGAACAGGTGCATGGGTCTTTTTCCAAAACGGGAAAGAAACCAAATCGTTATTAAATCTAGAAAACCATTAATAAAACGATCCATCCCGAATTTGGTTTCGCCATATTTTCGGGCTTGATGTTGCACGACTTTTTCGCCAATTTTATTGAAACCAGCGTTTTTTGCCAAAACAGGAATATAACGGTGCATTTCGCCTGAAACTTCCACGTTTTTAACAACCACATTTTTGTAAGCTTTCAATCCGCAATTAAAGTCGTTTAATTGTACGCCCGAAGTTTTTCTAGCAGCCCAATTGAATAATTTAGATGGAAGGTTTTTAGCAACGACTGAATCGTATCTTTTCTTTTTCCAACCCGAAACCAAGTCGAAATTTTGAGAAGTTATCATTTCGTATAAACCAGGAATTTCGTCGGGACTATCTTGTAAATCGGCATCCATTGTGATGATGACATCACCTTGAGCTTTGGCAAAACCAGCGTGTAAGGCTTGTGATTTTCCAAAATTTTTCATGAAACGAATACCTTTTACATATTGATTTTCGGAGGCTAATGCTTCTATAATAGACCAAGATTGGTCTGTACTTCCGTCATCGATAAAAATAATTTCATAAGAGTAATTATTGGATTTCATTACAGAGATAATCCAATTGTAAAGTTCTTTAATTGATTCGTCTTCGTTAAGAAGCGGTATGAGTATGGTTAAATTCATTTATTGTTTTATTCTTGAGTAGGTTTGCTTTTAAAAATTAAAGCTAATAATAATCCGAAAAGAGCACTAAAAATAATACTGAATACAGATCCTTTTATAAGTTCAATAGGAGAAAATTGGTCACTTTCTTGAAGTTTTGTTACCGCTTCGTTGATTGCTGATGCTGGTGTGTTGAATTTTTGCATCATTTCAACAGCATATTTTATCGACAATTCTTTGATTGCATCTTTTGCAGAAGGATCAATAAAATTGAATAAAATAATATTGAAAACTACAGCTATTACGATTCCTATTACAGCCGAAATGAAATAAGTAGTAAAGGCGTCTTTAAATGGAAAAATTCCTTTTAATTCTTTCTTTGTTTTTGAAAGTAATACAACTCCAATGGTAACATAGATTATTATATTTAGAACACTAACCCACCAAACAGTAAATAAATTCAAATCAACTACATAGATAGTTGTTGTTATTAATGCGCTTACGATACCGGTAATTATACCATAAGAAATTCCATTTTTCTTTATAATTTCATTCACGATTGAAAGGATTTAATTATTAATCTACAAATATAGCAATTCCCAATATATTCAAGGATAAAAATCATTTTTACATTTGCATAAAAAAAGTAATTTAAAGATTTGTTTATTAAAAAATAAGTGTAAATTTGCAAACTCAAAATGAGAAAAGGATTTTAAACAAAAAGAGTAGTTGCATTTATACCTTTTTCGAAGAACGGAAAAGCTTCAAAATTAAAACGCTCAAAAAAATAAATAAAAAGTAAGATGAAAAAAGGAATTCACCCAGAAAATTACAGATTAGTTGCTTTCAAAGACATGTCTAACGAAGATGTTTTTATTACTAAATCTACTGCAGAGACTAAAGAAACAATCGTACACGAAGGTGTTGAATATCCAGTTGTAAAAATGGAGATTTCTAGAACTTCACACCCTTTTTACACAGGTAAATCTAAACTTATCGATACTGCAGGACGTATTGATAAATTCAAAACTAAATACGCTAAACACGTTAAATAATATTTATCGGTTTAATAATATAAGAAGCTCCACTATTTGTGGAGCTTTTTTTATTTTTATTGCTTTCTAAAACTTTGTAACTTTGGGATTAATAATTTTAACAGGGTAAGTTGTTTAAGACGATTTTTCGAATAAACAAATAACCGATTAAACAAATAAACAATTTATGAATTATATACTTTTTGATGGGCCATCCAGAAATGCTTTATTACCCTTTACTTTCACCCGACCAGTTGCTGATATTCTTATTGGTATTATGACCATTCGTCAAAAATGGGAAATGCGTTTGGGATCGACTACCACTACATTGACAGAGGAATATTTGTCAGAGAAATTCCCAATGGTAGAAATGGAAGAGAATGTTATGATAAATGCTTCTTTTCTTCCTAATACAGTTTTGGCTGAAATGGTTAGTGAACTTAAACCCAATCAAGCTATTTTTAAAGGAGAGGATGTTATTGCGTTTTATACCGAAGAAAATCAGCAAGAAGTAAATTTCGATACCTACGAAATTATAGAATTCGAAGAAGATTGTATTAAAGTCCAAAATACTTGGGATATTTTTGCTAAAAATAATTTAGCGATTCGCGAGGATTTCGAGTTATTGACCCAAGACCGAAAATCACAACCCATTCCTAAAAGTGTAAATACAATTGCTCCAGAAAATATTTTTATTGAAGAAGGAGCAAAATTAGAATTTGTTACCTTGAATGCTTCAACAGGTCCTATTTATATAGCTAAAAATGCCGAAATAATGGAGGGTTCTGTTATTCGTGGTCCTTTTGCTTTGTGTGAAGGATCAGTAGTGAAATTGTCTGCCAAAATATACGGAGCTACAACCATAGGACCTTATTCTAAAATTGGTGGAGAAGTGAATAACTCGGTTTTATTTGGTTATTCCAATAAAGGTCATGATGGGTTTTTAGGAAATTCTGTTTTGGGCGAATGGTGTAATATTGGTGCTGATAGTAACAATTCTAACCTGAAAAATAATTACGAAGAAGTAAAACTTTGGGATTACGAAACCGAATCTTTTGAAAAAACAGGACTTCAGTTTTGTGGATTAATGATGGGAGATCATAGTAAATGTGGTATCAACACCATGTTTAATACAGGAACTGTTGTTGGAGTGAGTGCTAATATTTTTGGTTCTGGATTTCCTCGCAACTTTGTGCCGAGTTTTTCTTGGGGCGGAGCAGCTGGTTTTACGGTTTATATGACTCGCAAAGCTTTCGAAACCGCTCGATTAGTTATGGCTCGAAGAGGAGTTGAATTCGACGAAAAAGAAAAAGCTATTTTGCAACACGTTTTTGACGAAACCAAAATTTGGAGGAAAGAGTAAAGATTAAATACTATTTATTGGCCGCTGATTCACAGATTAAAATAATCAGCGAATCAGCGGTTTTTATTTTATAAATTATAGAAATATTGTTTGTAAATTTGCAACCTCAATTTTTTGACAACGATTTCATTAATTGAGCGATTTTATGGAAAATAGAAAAAAAGTAGCGTTCTACACGCTGGGTTGCAAGTTGAATTTTTCAGAAACTTCAACCATTGCCCGAAGTTTTCAGGACGAAGGTTTCGACCGCGTCGATTTTGAAGAAGTGGCTGATATGTATGTTATCAACACTTGTTCGGTAACTGAAAATGCCGATAAACAATTCAAACAGGTCGTTCGAAAAGCAATGAAACTCAACGACAAAGCTTTTGTTGCCGCTGTTGGCTGTTATGCCCAATTAAAACCCGAAGAATTAGCCGCTGTTGATGGAGTTGATTTAGTTTTGGGAGCTACTGAAAAGTTTAAAATTACCGATTACATAAACGATCTTTCCAAAAATGATTACGGAGAAGTACATTCCTGCGAGATCGAAGAAGCTGATTTCTATGTAGGAAGTTATTCCATTGGCGACAGAACTCGTGCTTTCTTAAAAGTACAAGACGGTTGCGATTACAAATGTACGTATTGTACGATTCCATTAGCGAGGGGAATTTCTCGAAGTGATGAATTGCAGAATGTGTTGAAAAATGCCAAAGAAATCTCTGCTCAAAATATCAAAGAAATCGTTTTGACGGGTGTAAATATTGGCGATTACGGAAAAGGAGAATTTGGAAACAAAAAACACGAACATACTTTCTTGGAATTAGTCCAAGAATTGGATAAAGTAGAGGGAATCGAAAGATTAAGAATATCTTCTATCGAACCGAATTTATTGAAAAATGAAACCATTGAATTTGTATCCAAAAGCCGAACTTTTGTACCCCATTTTCATATTCCACTTCAATCCGGAAGTAACGATATTCTGAAGTTGATGAAGCGTCGTTATCTTCGTGAAATTTATACCGAAAGAGTAAATAAAATTCGCGAAGTAATGCCACACGCTTGTATTGGTGTGGATGTGATTGTTGGTTTTCCTGGAGAAACTGATGAACATTTCCTAGAAACCTATCATTTCTTGAATGATTTGGATATTTCTTATTTACACGTTTTTACCTATTCTGAACGTGATAATACGGAAGCGGCTTTAATGCCAAATGTTGTCCCGAATAACGTTCGAGCCAAAAGGAGTAAAATGCTGCGTGGATTATCGGTAAAAAAACGCCGTTCTTTTTATGAAAGCCAAATTGGAAGTAATAGAAAAGTATTGTTTGAAAGTGAAAATAAAGAAGGTTACATTCACGGATTTACCGAAAATTATGTAAAAGTAAAAACGCCATGGAATCCAGAATTAGTAAACACTTTACACGAAATCAATTTGACCAAAATTGACGAAGATGGAAGTGTGCGAATGGAGTTTTTAAACGTTAAAGCATAAAATTAGAGTTAAATAATAAAACACGAATTCCACTAATTTGACTAATTAATTTGGTTTAAATTAGTGGAATTCGTGTTTTATTTTGACAGCGATAATTTGTAGATTGTAGCTTCCAATACATCTGAATCATTGTCTTCGCAAATGAGAAACTCGATTTCAGTTTCGGTTTTTTTGTAAAACGTCAATCCTTCAAACTTTTGAGTTTCGGATATTTGTTGCGTAAATTCGATTTCGAAAGTTTGACTGTTCATTCTTCCAATGATACTTCCTAGAATTTCGCCGTCATGATAAGTAGAATTAGTGTTTTCGGCTGTAGCCAAAAAATAAATTTTATCATCAACTAAAATCGCATCAGTAAAAGAAGTTTCTAGCTGTTTTATTTTTGGTAATTGGATTGGAATAAATTCTATAGTACTGTTTTTGTTTAGATTGTCGTTAATTTTTACAATCCCGTTTTTAGAATTAGCTCCGTTTCCTCGTTGGAACAAAAGCCATTTTTCATTGTCAAATACTGCGCCTTCAATATTTAATTCGTCATTTGTAATAGAGGCAGTTTGTTTTAGGTTTTGGTACAATTTTGATAAATCTTTTTGTTCTGTTTTTTTAGAATCAAGATTATAAATCATTCTTT from Flavobacterium eburneipallidum includes these protein-coding regions:
- a CDS encoding DUF4199 domain-containing protein → MNEIIKKNGISYGIITGIVSALITTTIYVVDLNLFTVWWVSVLNIIIYVTIGVVLLSKTKKELKGIFPFKDAFTTYFISAVIGIVIAVVFNIILFNFIDPSAKDAIKELSIKYAVEMMQKFNTPASAINEAVTKLQESDQFSPIELIKGSVFSIIFSALFGLLLALIFKSKPTQE
- a CDS encoding type B 50S ribosomal protein L31; protein product: MKKGIHPENYRLVAFKDMSNEDVFITKSTAETKETIVHEGVEYPVVKMEISRTSHPFYTGKSKLIDTAGRIDKFKTKYAKHVK
- a CDS encoding GlmU family protein, with amino-acid sequence MNYILFDGPSRNALLPFTFTRPVADILIGIMTIRQKWEMRLGSTTTTLTEEYLSEKFPMVEMEENVMINASFLPNTVLAEMVSELKPNQAIFKGEDVIAFYTEENQQEVNFDTYEIIEFEEDCIKVQNTWDIFAKNNLAIREDFELLTQDRKSQPIPKSVNTIAPENIFIEEGAKLEFVTLNASTGPIYIAKNAEIMEGSVIRGPFALCEGSVVKLSAKIYGATTIGPYSKIGGEVNNSVLFGYSNKGHDGFLGNSVLGEWCNIGADSNNSNLKNNYEEVKLWDYETESFEKTGLQFCGLMMGDHSKCGINTMFNTGTVVGVSANIFGSGFPRNFVPSFSWGGAAGFTVYMTRKAFETARLVMARRGVEFDEKEKAILQHVFDETKIWRKE
- the mtaB gene encoding tRNA (N(6)-L-threonylcarbamoyladenosine(37)-C(2))-methylthiotransferase MtaB, which codes for MENRKKVAFYTLGCKLNFSETSTIARSFQDEGFDRVDFEEVADMYVINTCSVTENADKQFKQVVRKAMKLNDKAFVAAVGCYAQLKPEELAAVDGVDLVLGATEKFKITDYINDLSKNDYGEVHSCEIEEADFYVGSYSIGDRTRAFLKVQDGCDYKCTYCTIPLARGISRSDELQNVLKNAKEISAQNIKEIVLTGVNIGDYGKGEFGNKKHEHTFLELVQELDKVEGIERLRISSIEPNLLKNETIEFVSKSRTFVPHFHIPLQSGSNDILKLMKRRYLREIYTERVNKIREVMPHACIGVDVIVGFPGETDEHFLETYHFLNDLDISYLHVFTYSERDNTEAALMPNVVPNNVRAKRSKMLRGLSVKKRRSFYESQIGSNRKVLFESENKEGYIHGFTENYVKVKTPWNPELVNTLHEINLTKIDEDGSVRMEFLNVKA
- a CDS encoding DUF6929 family protein, with the translated sequence MQKFTLEILFHIIGIGSASGLVYKNDSLFIISDNSSFLYEYQITEKQLSKINLVENPQENIPKKDKYDFESIALKGNELHLLGSGSTSKREKRMIYNLDSKKTEQKDLSKLYQNLKQTASITNDELNIEGAVFDNEKWLLFQRGNGANSKNGIVKINDNLNKNSTIEFIPIQLPKIKQLETSFTDAILVDDKIYFLATAENTNSTYHDGEILGSIIGRMNSQTFEIEFTQQISETQKFEGLTFYKKTETEIEFLICEDNDSDVLEATIYKLSLSK